The window TCATACCATGGAATACCTACCTGTTCTATGGTGATAAACAACTCCTGGAGAAAAGCTATGATCACATGAAGCGTTATGTGGATTATATCACCAGGCAAAACCCTGGAGGAACTACCTCCTGGGGGCTTGGTGATTGGGTTCCGGTAAAATCAAAAGCCTCGCTTGAACTGACTTCAACCTGTTATTACTATGCTGATGCGGTGATCATGGCCAAAGCGGCAAAGCTATTAGGGAAGAATGTAGACGCCCTTCATTACCAGAAACTGGCTGAAAAGATCAAGGCAGCCTTCAACCAGAAATTCCTTGACCAACGGTCAGGTATATACGCTTCAGGCTTGCAGACAGAACTGGCCATGCCCTTGTTCTGGAGCTTGGTACCAGCGGAATCAAGGCAGAAGGTTGCCGATAACCTGGCAGCCAGGGTACATGCAGACGGCGACCATATTGATGTTGGCTTATTGGGAACCAAGGCTATCCTGAATGCCTTGAGTGAGAATGGTTGTGCAGAACTGGCCTACCAACTTGCTTCCAACGAGACTTATCCCTCTTGGGGCTGGTGGATAAAGAACGGTGCCACTACCTTATTTGAGAACTGGCCGGTTGATGCGAAGAATGATATTTCCATGAACCATATCATGTTTGGTGAGATCGGGGCCTGGTTCTATAAAGCCCTGGCTGGCATCAAACCTGATGAAAAATTAGCTGGATTCCGGAAGGTCATCATTGAACCCCACTTCGTCAAAGGCCTGAATAAGGTGGAAGCCTGGCATGATTCCCCGTTTGGCAGGATCGGTTCATCATGGGAAAGGGTTAAGGGAAATATCCAACTCAGTTTGATTATTCCAGCCGGTACTAGTGCTGAGCTTCGACTTCCGGGTATAACCGCAAATCAGGTCCTCGTCAACGGCAAACAAGTAAAAACGGTAAATAGTATTACCCTGCAGTCGGGTAAACACCAAATTCAAATCAAAGAATAAAACCTAAATCATGCGCTATCCTAAAATGCTGCTCCTTTTTAGTATTTGCCTGTTGACCACTAATTGGCTCAGTGCACAACGCAAGCAGAAGGGAATGGACACTACTGCTGTATTTGACGCCTATGCAAAAAAGGCCATGGAAGATTGGCGGGTACCGGGTATGGCGATTGCAGTGGTTCGGGATAACAAAGTGGTGTACAGGAAGGCCTATGGCACCACCAGGCTTGGGACCGGAAAGGCAGTAGATGAACAGACCCTATTCGCTTGCGCCTCCACTACAAAAGCCATGACAGCTGCCTGCATGGGTATGCTGGTAGATGAAGGCAAGGTAAAATGGACTGACCCAGTGATCAAATACCTCCCGGACTTCCGGGTCTATGATCCTTATGTGACCAGGGAGTTACAGATTCGGGACCTTTTCATTCACAATAGCGGCGTGGGCAATGCGGATTTTCTCTGGGGATACAATACGTTGGATTCAGATGGCATACTGCGGCAAATGGCACTGGTAAAGCCCAGCTATTCTTTCCGCAGTAGTTATATCTACCAGAATATCTTCTACCTGGTGGCAGGAAAGGTAATAGAAAAAGTAAGTGGGATGACCTGGGCAGCTTTCATGGACCAGCGTATTTTCAGGCCATTGGGGATGTCGAGAACGAAAGCGGAATTAAGATTGGTCAAGGATGATAATATCGCCACCCCGCATTACGTGATCGATAGCGTGGTTCAGCCCATTGTGAGGGATACTGCAGACCAGGTCGGACCGGCTGGTTCAGTTTATTCCAGCATAGAGGATATTACCAAATGGGTAAGTTGCATGTTGGATAGCAGTAAGTACAGTGGCGGAAGGTTGGT is drawn from Flavihumibacter rivuli and contains these coding sequences:
- a CDS encoding serine hydrolase, coding for MRYPKMLLLFSICLLTTNWLSAQRKQKGMDTTAVFDAYAKKAMEDWRVPGMAIAVVRDNKVVYRKAYGTTRLGTGKAVDEQTLFACASTTKAMTAACMGMLVDEGKVKWTDPVIKYLPDFRVYDPYVTRELQIRDLFIHNSGVGNADFLWGYNTLDSDGILRQMALVKPSYSFRSSYIYQNIFYLVAGKVIEKVSGMTWAAFMDQRIFRPLGMSRTKAELRLVKDDNIATPHYVIDSVVQPIVRDTADQVGPAGSVYSSIEDITKWVSCMLDSSKYSGGRLVKPETWKELLRPQVILPAEEFYPTQRLTHPNFLTYAMGWFQHDYKGKKLNMHTGSLSGEVAIHGQIPEVNTAVYVFANLDHAEMRHALMYKAFDLYALGGNRDWHQEMFALYQSIQKNRAQQVKEFESKRVTGTKPSHDLKDYAGVYEDPLYGKIEITLQGDRLLLVLNDRGKGKLEHWHYDAFKMQWDEKWNGSMLIGFQSDGYGKIRELIYGNAVFHKRPE